The proteins below come from a single Thunnus thynnus chromosome 10, fThuThy2.1, whole genome shotgun sequence genomic window:
- the LOC137190730 gene encoding endonuclease domain-containing 1 protein-like isoform X1 codes for MCNSLLYCNTSANPILTKLKLPDLEICVQSAQIRLICTVIHMWGWFGLKFKPSLPSHKSQPVISKKELYIDNISFFIMKLLVSAFLLLALSYPATAEVVESFTGRCNNFFFKGQPPIGPTGDQYKKICQKKTGGYEYATLYDTSRRIPVYSAYKFQGQGNMRKTTWDIEPQLDDQNGGDFMASEGTVRNGLGRRQAVNEDYTGTARVYDKGHLLPVKHRNSQSCAVATFTLTNAAPQHKTFNRGTWRVKEAEVADTLTTDCLNRGFHAHIVTGVVPGNTNINRRVNVPRYFWSAYCCRDNNNRPKLSGAFYGKNDQTNRVTSISIASLDARLTRAYGTGFQVFSDKCSS; via the exons ATGTGTAATTCCCTACTGTACTGCAATACTTCTGCAAATCCAATCCTGACAAAACTGAAACTACCTGATCTGGAGATATGTGTCCAGTCAGCACAGATAAGGCTGATATGCACCGTCATTCACATGTGGGGTTGGTTCGGTTTAAAGTTCAAACCATCCCTTCCCAGCCATAAAAGTCAGCCAGTCATCAGTAAGAAGGAACTTTACATAGATAATATCTCATTCTTCATCATGAAGCTCCTGGTCTCAGCGTTCCTGCTACTGGCTCTCAGTTATCCAGCCACAGCTGAAGTTGTCGAGTCGTTTACAGGAAGATGCAATAACTTCTTCTTCAAGGGTCAACCACCCATCGGGCCAACAGGTGATCAGTACAAGAAGATCTGCCAAAAGAAAACAGGCGGTTATGAATATGCGACGCTCTATGACACCAGCCGAAGGATCCCTGTCTACTCTGCATATAAGTTTCAGGGACAAGGCAATATGAGGAAGACGACATGGGACATTGAACCTCAG CTGGATGACCAGAACGGTGGAGACTTCATGGCTTCTGAGGGCACTGTCAGGAACGGCCTTGGCCGAAGGCAAGCTGTGAATGAAGATTACACCGGCACCGCAAGAGTCTACGATAAGGGACACCTGCTTCCAGTCAAACATCGAAATTCCCAGTCATGTGCGGTCGCCACCTTCACCCTCACAAATGCTGCTCCGCAGCATAAAACCTTTAACCGCGGAACTTGGAGGGTAAAAGAAGCAGAAGTGGCAGACACGTTGACAACCGACTGCTTGAACCGTGGTTTTCATGCCCATATTGTTACTGGTGTGGTGCCTGGAAATACAAACATCAATAGAAGGGTTAATGTTCCCAGATATTTCTGGAGCGCCTACTGTTGCAGAGACAACAATAACAGACCTAAACTCTCTGGCGCCTTCTATGGGAAAAATGATCAGACCAACAGAGTAACATCGATCTCAATAGCCAGCCTGGATGCCAGGCTTACCAGAGCCTATGGCACTGGCTTCCAGGTGTTCTCAGATAAATGTAGTTCCTGA